The following coding sequences lie in one Streptomyces sp. NBC_00510 genomic window:
- a CDS encoding ATP-binding protein, producing the protein MRRRLIQSTLAVVLVVIAVFGVSLVLVEARTIENSAKESVDSEAVRLVGIVESRMIGEERISREVLAQQIAPGRYALVQIPGADPITIGTRPTGQVISSRQTGEQGEIVTVEESRSKVSQEIGRTLLIILAVALLAVLAAVVLAVRQARRLGSPLTDLAETAERLGSGDPRPRHRRYGVPELDRVADVLDRSAERIARMLTAERRLAADASHQLRTPLTALSMRLEEIIATAEDEDAVKEEATIALGQVERLTDVVQRLLTNARDPRTGSAVVFDIDDVIKQQVEEWRPAYRSAGRAITSAGKKRLRAVGTPGAVAQVLATLIENGLMHGSGTVAISTRVTGTQVVVEVTDEGQGVPPELGARVFERTVSGRNSTGIGLAVARDLAEADGGRLELLQQRPPVFALFLAGEDRATRGRGAEKR; encoded by the coding sequence ATGCGCCGCCGTCTCATCCAGTCCACGCTCGCCGTGGTGCTCGTCGTCATCGCCGTCTTCGGCGTCTCCCTCGTCCTGGTGGAGGCCCGGACGATCGAGAACAGCGCCAAGGAGAGCGTGGACTCGGAGGCGGTGCGGCTGGTCGGCATCGTCGAGAGCAGGATGATCGGCGAGGAGCGGATCAGCCGCGAGGTGCTGGCCCAGCAGATCGCCCCCGGGCGGTACGCGCTGGTGCAGATCCCGGGGGCGGACCCGATCACCATCGGCACCAGGCCCACGGGCCAGGTGATCTCCTCCCGGCAGACCGGCGAGCAGGGCGAGATCGTCACCGTCGAGGAGTCCCGCAGCAAGGTCAGCCAGGAGATCGGCCGCACCCTGCTGATCATCCTCGCGGTGGCGCTGCTGGCGGTGCTGGCCGCCGTCGTGCTCGCGGTGCGCCAGGCGCGCCGGCTCGGCAGCCCGCTGACCGACCTCGCCGAGACCGCGGAGCGCCTGGGCTCGGGCGACCCGAGACCGCGCCACCGGCGCTACGGGGTGCCGGAGCTGGACCGGGTCGCCGACGTGCTGGACCGCAGCGCCGAGCGGATCGCCCGGATGCTGACCGCCGAGCGGCGCCTGGCGGCCGACGCCTCCCACCAGCTGCGGACGCCGCTGACGGCACTGTCGATGAGGCTGGAGGAGATCATCGCCACGGCCGAGGACGAGGATGCCGTCAAGGAGGAGGCGACGATCGCACTCGGTCAGGTGGAACGGCTCACGGACGTCGTCCAGCGGCTGCTCACCAACGCGCGGGACCCGCGGACCGGCTCGGCGGTCGTCTTCGACATCGACGACGTGATCAAGCAGCAGGTGGAGGAGTGGCGCCCGGCGTACCGCAGCGCGGGCCGGGCCATCACCTCCGCGGGCAAGAAGCGGCTGCGCGCGGTCGGCACCCCCGGGGCGGTGGCCCAGGTGCTGGCGACGCTGATCGAGAACGGGCTGATGCACGGCTCGGGCACGGTCGCGATCTCCACCCGGGTCACCGGGACGCAGGTCGTGGTCGAGGTCACGGACGAGGGCCAGGGCGTGCCGCCGGAGCTGGGGGCCCGGGTCTTCGAGCGCACGGTCAGCGGGCGCAACTCCACCGGCATCGGCCTCGCGGTCGCGCGCGACCTGGCCGAGGCCGACGGCGGCCGGCTGGAGCTGCTGCAGCAGCGTCCTCCGGTCTTCGCGCTCTTCCTGGCAGGGGAGGACCGGGCCACCCGCGGGAGGGGCGCGGAGAAGCGCTAG